In Acaryochloris marina S15, a single genomic region encodes these proteins:
- a CDS encoding aminodeoxychorismate/anthranilate synthase component II: MLLVVDNYDSFTYNLVQYLGELATEFEVAQDIQVFRNDQITLAEIEKLQPDAIVISPGPGRPQDAGISLELIEQLGANVPILGVCLGHQSIGQVFGGDIVSAPVLMHGKTSPISHKSTGVFSGLDNPFTATRYHSLVIKKETCPQVLEITAWTEDGTIMGVRHRNYPHIEGVQFHPESILTTSGKQLLKNFLSHLPTDD, encoded by the coding sequence TTGCTACTGGTTGTTGATAATTACGACAGCTTTACTTACAACCTGGTTCAGTATTTGGGAGAACTCGCCACTGAATTTGAAGTGGCCCAAGATATTCAGGTTTTTCGCAATGATCAGATTACCCTAGCCGAAATTGAGAAGCTCCAGCCGGATGCGATCGTCATTTCTCCGGGGCCAGGACGGCCTCAAGATGCCGGCATTTCGCTAGAGCTGATTGAGCAGTTGGGGGCAAATGTGCCTATCTTGGGGGTTTGTCTAGGCCACCAGAGTATTGGCCAGGTGTTTGGGGGCGATATTGTGTCCGCACCCGTGCTCATGCACGGTAAAACATCCCCCATCAGTCATAAATCCACGGGGGTTTTCTCAGGGTTAGACAATCCTTTTACCGCAACTCGGTATCATAGTCTGGTGATAAAGAAGGAAACCTGTCCACAGGTCCTGGAGATTACGGCTTGGACTGAGGACGGCACGATCATGGGGGTGCGTCATCGGAACTATCCTCACATTGAAGGCGTCCAGTTTCACCCAGAGAGTATTTTGACAACATCTGGGAAACAGCTGCTCAAAAATTTCTTGAGCCACCTTCCCACCGATGACTAA
- the pcrA gene encoding DNA helicase PcrA, which yields MSAIPDFLSHLNPSQRQAVEHFCGPLLVVAGAGSGKTRALTYRISNLVMRHQVNPENILAVTFTNKAAREMKERIEKLFAEQLAQQNHGKALELLAPQQQTKLRSQVYKTITKPLWIGTFHSLCARLLRIEIEKYQDEKGRKWQRNFSIFDESDVQSLIKDIVVNQLNLDDRKFQPRSVRFAISNAKNQGWNPQELEANQQDFRGRVVAQVYSKYQDALAANNGLDFDDLIRVLVQLLKQNGQVLGYWHKQFRHMLVDEYQDTNRTQYDLLRLLATNGTDTQNFKDWDHRSVFVVGDADQSIYSFRAADFKILMGFQQDFGDGLPDDDTRTMVKLEENYRSTENILQVANELIDNNTERIDKILKPTRGAGEPIYCYRADDELHESDFVVQQIRTLEQSHPELSWGDFAILYRTNAQSRAFEEGLVRWSIPYTVVGGLKFYDRREIKDVLAYLRLIVNPADTVSLKRVINTPRRGIGKTTLDRVTNAAQELGVPLWEMLTEETAVKTLAARSAKPILQFVEMMRHWQEQVETQSAAHIIQGILEDSGYVRDLKNQGTDEADDRIGNVQELQNAALQYADENTDESLPSFLANTALASDLDDLDEKTTVSLMTLHSAKGLEFPIVFLVGLEQGLFPNFRSLEDPAAIEEERRLCYVGVTRAQERLFISHARERRLYGSREPAMPSLFLSELPRDLLQTNSLSAIPSEPPHSAMSPGAKKKKMPNTHAMDWAVGDRLVHRGFGLGEVTHIFGGGNKICLAVKFSGIGKKIIDPNITVLDRVE from the coding sequence ATGTCTGCTATTCCCGACTTTTTAAGTCATCTCAATCCTTCCCAGCGGCAAGCGGTGGAACACTTTTGTGGTCCGCTGCTGGTGGTAGCGGGTGCTGGATCCGGCAAAACTCGAGCCTTGACCTATCGCATTTCCAATTTAGTGATGCGTCATCAGGTCAATCCAGAAAATATTCTGGCCGTGACTTTTACGAATAAAGCGGCTCGAGAGATGAAGGAGCGGATTGAGAAATTATTTGCGGAGCAGTTGGCCCAGCAGAATCATGGTAAAGCCTTAGAGTTATTAGCGCCTCAGCAGCAGACGAAGTTGCGATCGCAAGTCTATAAAACCATTACTAAACCTCTCTGGATTGGTACCTTTCATAGTCTATGTGCCCGTCTGTTGCGGATCGAAATTGAGAAATACCAGGATGAGAAGGGGCGTAAGTGGCAGCGTAACTTCTCTATCTTTGATGAATCAGATGTGCAGAGTCTGATTAAAGATATTGTCGTCAATCAGCTCAATCTTGACGACCGCAAATTTCAGCCCCGTTCCGTTCGCTTTGCTATTAGCAATGCTAAAAACCAAGGCTGGAACCCCCAAGAGCTAGAAGCGAATCAGCAAGACTTTCGAGGCCGTGTGGTTGCCCAAGTCTATAGCAAATATCAAGATGCCCTAGCAGCTAATAACGGCCTTGATTTTGATGATCTGATTCGGGTGCTGGTGCAATTGCTGAAGCAGAACGGTCAAGTTCTAGGCTATTGGCACAAACAGTTTCGCCATATGCTCGTGGACGAATATCAAGATACTAACCGTACCCAATATGATTTGCTGCGGTTGCTGGCAACCAATGGTACGGACACTCAAAATTTTAAGGATTGGGATCATCGCTCTGTATTTGTGGTGGGTGATGCTGACCAGTCCATTTACTCCTTTCGGGCAGCAGACTTTAAAATCTTGATGGGGTTTCAGCAGGACTTTGGGGATGGTCTGCCGGATGATGATACCCGGACAATGGTAAAGCTAGAGGAGAATTATCGCTCCACGGAAAACATTCTCCAGGTTGCCAATGAGCTAATCGACAACAATACCGAACGTATCGATAAGATCCTCAAGCCGACTCGGGGGGCTGGAGAACCCATCTATTGCTATCGGGCGGATGATGAACTGCACGAATCCGATTTTGTGGTGCAGCAGATTCGGACCCTAGAGCAATCCCACCCCGAGCTTAGCTGGGGCGACTTTGCTATTCTTTACCGGACCAATGCCCAATCTCGGGCATTTGAAGAAGGCTTAGTTCGCTGGAGTATTCCCTATACCGTGGTTGGGGGCCTGAAGTTCTACGATCGCCGAGAAATCAAAGATGTTCTGGCCTATTTGCGCCTGATCGTTAATCCAGCTGATACCGTCAGCCTCAAGCGGGTGATCAACACGCCTCGACGGGGAATTGGCAAAACTACCTTGGATCGAGTCACTAATGCGGCTCAGGAACTAGGAGTGCCCCTATGGGAAATGCTGACGGAAGAAACGGCGGTCAAGACTTTAGCTGCCCGTAGTGCGAAGCCTATTTTGCAGTTTGTGGAAATGATGCGGCATTGGCAAGAACAGGTTGAAACTCAATCTGCAGCCCATATTATCCAGGGGATTTTAGAAGATTCTGGTTATGTTCGGGACTTGAAAAATCAGGGAACCGATGAAGCGGATGATCGGATTGGTAATGTCCAGGAGCTGCAAAATGCGGCTTTACAATATGCGGACGAGAATACTGACGAGTCTCTCCCTTCTTTCCTAGCCAATACTGCTCTGGCATCTGATTTAGATGATCTAGATGAAAAAACGACAGTGTCACTGATGACACTGCATTCAGCTAAAGGGCTGGAATTTCCTATCGTCTTTTTGGTCGGCCTAGAACAGGGCTTGTTCCCTAATTTCCGCTCTTTAGAAGATCCTGCTGCCATCGAAGAAGAACGTCGTCTTTGCTACGTTGGTGTTACGCGGGCGCAGGAACGACTCTTTATCTCCCATGCACGGGAGCGACGATTGTATGGCTCAAGGGAGCCAGCGATGCCTTCTCTATTCCTATCAGAACTGCCTCGAGATCTCTTGCAAACCAATTCTTTGTCGGCCATTCCATCTGAGCCACCCCATTCTGCGATGAGTCCAGGGGCTAAAAAGAAAAAGATGCCTAATACCCATGCTATGGATTGGGCGGTAGGTGATCGGCTCGTTCATCGTGGTTTTGGCCTTGGAGAAGTGACCCATATTTTTGGGGGTGGAAATAAAATCTGCTTGGCAGTTAAATTCTCAGGGATTGGCAAAAAGATTATTGACCCAAATATCACGGTGTTGGATCGGGTGGAATAA
- a CDS encoding MBL fold metallo-hydrolase has translation MNRRRFMHYVQAGLITSLGAGLATQWQPSPAQAAGSLSIRWLGHTCFLFSGSGIQVLVNPFRPSGCTAKYPSPQTSANIVLISSRLLDEGVVEGLPGRPKLLFEPGAYKTNGLQFQGIRTLHDRVNGYRFGTNVAWKWIQGGVNVVHLGGIASPISVDQKILMGRPDVLLIPVGGSAKAYTPEEAKAAVQTLNPKMVIPTHYKTAAADESVCDLQSVDAFLSLMQGSTIRRSGGSGLTVSSGNLPSSGPVIQVLNY, from the coding sequence ATGAACCGTCGCCGCTTCATGCACTATGTGCAAGCAGGATTGATTACCAGCTTGGGAGCTGGTCTTGCCACCCAATGGCAGCCTTCTCCCGCCCAAGCCGCAGGCTCTTTGAGCATCCGTTGGCTAGGCCATACTTGTTTTTTGTTCTCCGGTAGCGGTATTCAGGTATTGGTCAATCCTTTCCGCCCTTCAGGCTGTACGGCTAAGTATCCGTCACCCCAAACGTCGGCCAATATTGTCTTAATCAGTAGCCGATTGCTAGATGAAGGGGTGGTTGAAGGTTTACCCGGAAGACCAAAGCTCTTGTTTGAACCTGGGGCCTATAAAACCAATGGTTTGCAGTTTCAAGGCATACGGACGCTCCATGATCGGGTGAATGGGTATCGGTTTGGTACTAATGTGGCCTGGAAGTGGATTCAAGGTGGCGTGAATGTGGTTCATTTAGGGGGAATTGCCTCTCCCATTAGTGTGGACCAGAAGATCCTGATGGGGCGGCCTGATGTGCTGTTGATTCCTGTGGGTGGGAGTGCGAAGGCCTATACCCCGGAAGAAGCCAAGGCAGCGGTCCAAACCCTCAACCCTAAAATGGTGATTCCGACCCATTACAAAACGGCTGCTGCTGACGAAAGTGTCTGCGATCTTCAGTCGGTGGATGCGTTTCTTTCCCTGATGCAAGGGTCTACCATTCGACGATCAGGTGGGAGCGGTCTCACGGTCAGTTCAGGTAACCTCCCTAGTTCAGGTCCTGTTATCCAAGTGTTGAACTATTGA
- a CDS encoding DUF3285 domain-containing protein: MSSDPSVTDETSTNPVEVASAEPTPANDAAPTRPPGGTYTKMAMRNMVRQPKRSLLEFGLTTVGLLALLIGLSYLTR; encoded by the coding sequence ATGAGTTCTGATCCTTCCGTAACTGACGAAACCAGCACTAACCCTGTCGAAGTGGCAAGTGCCGAGCCTACACCTGCAAATGACGCCGCTCCGACCCGCCCCCCCGGAGGGACTTACACCAAAATGGCGATGCGAAATATGGTGCGCCAGCCTAAACGGTCGCTCCTAGAATTTGGATTAACCACGGTGGGTTTATTAGCATTGCTGATTGGGCTATCCTATTTGACTCGTTAG
- the purS gene encoding phosphoribosylformylglycinamidine synthase subunit PurS yields the protein MHVGIVTQTYQAKIYVTLRPSVLDPAGTAVQTGFKQLGYDNVGPTRIGKYVELTVTADDEAAASQQIDRMCDQLLANPVIENYRFDLQVVPTAGAAK from the coding sequence ATGCATGTGGGAATCGTGACACAAACCTATCAGGCCAAAATCTATGTGACCTTGAGGCCATCGGTCTTAGACCCTGCGGGTACAGCGGTCCAAACGGGGTTTAAGCAATTGGGATATGACAATGTGGGTCCCACTCGGATTGGTAAATATGTTGAGCTAACGGTCACCGCAGATGATGAGGCCGCTGCTAGTCAGCAGATTGATCGCATGTGTGATCAGCTCCTTGCCAATCCAGTGATTGAGAATTACCGCTTTGATCTGCAAGTAGTCCCCACAGCAGGAGCAGCAAAATGA
- the ybeY gene encoding rRNA maturation RNase YbeY has protein sequence MQVDVHIQWDLDGVVQSSTPLAEDVLRQAHQITAVAWQSWFQQWFECLQPSISPIQTYELSLLLTDDAAIQNLNATYRHLDHPTDVLAFATLDLTDQPTNLWSEMPVELGDIIISVETAARQAQEQQHTLQLELAWLATHGLLHLLGWDHPTSERLQEMLAQQQSLINVINVSAVTG, from the coding sequence ATGCAAGTCGACGTTCATATTCAATGGGATCTTGACGGAGTAGTTCAATCCTCTACTCCGTTAGCTGAGGATGTGCTTAGACAAGCCCATCAAATTACCGCTGTAGCCTGGCAGTCTTGGTTTCAGCAATGGTTTGAGTGCTTGCAGCCCTCTATCTCTCCGATCCAAACCTATGAGTTGAGCCTGCTGCTAACGGATGATGCGGCCATCCAAAATTTGAATGCAACCTATCGGCACTTAGATCACCCCACTGATGTACTGGCCTTTGCCACCCTTGACTTAACTGATCAACCTACGAATCTATGGTCGGAGATGCCCGTAGAACTGGGCGACATCATTATTTCTGTAGAGACCGCAGCGCGGCAAGCCCAGGAGCAACAACATACCCTACAGCTGGAGTTGGCTTGGTTAGCGACCCATGGATTGTTGCATCTACTGGGGTGGGATCATCCCACCTCTGAACGACTTCAGGAAATGTTGGCACAGCAGCAATCATTAATCAATGTCATAAATGTGTCGGCTGTAACTGGCTAG
- the purQ gene encoding phosphoribosylformylglycinamidine synthase subunit PurQ, with amino-acid sequence MKFGVLVFPGSNCDRDVVLVTRDLLKQPTRMVWHQETDISDLDVVIIPGGFSYGDYLRCGAISRFSPAMQATIAHAEQGKLVLGICNGFQVLTESGLLPGALVRNRDLHFICDRVPVCVERTDLPWTQAYQPGQVITLPIAHGEGCYYADPDTLNQLQAHQQILFRYCTPSGEVGAEANPNGSVENIAGICNRQGNVVGMMPHPERASDPTLGYTDGLLLFQGLLNSLTLQGVTA; translated from the coding sequence ATGAAGTTCGGTGTGCTGGTATTCCCGGGATCAAATTGCGATCGCGATGTCGTATTGGTGACCCGTGATCTGCTCAAACAACCTACTCGTATGGTCTGGCATCAGGAAACAGATATTAGCGATCTAGATGTGGTGATTATCCCTGGTGGATTTAGCTACGGGGACTACTTGCGCTGTGGAGCCATTTCTCGGTTTTCTCCCGCCATGCAGGCCACCATTGCCCATGCTGAGCAGGGCAAGCTGGTCTTGGGTATCTGTAATGGCTTTCAAGTGCTGACTGAATCGGGGTTACTACCAGGAGCCTTAGTGCGGAATCGAGATCTGCATTTTATTTGCGATCGCGTTCCTGTTTGCGTGGAGAGAACTGACCTACCCTGGACCCAAGCCTATCAGCCAGGCCAAGTGATTACCCTGCCCATCGCCCATGGCGAAGGCTGTTACTACGCTGATCCAGACACCCTCAATCAGCTCCAAGCCCATCAGCAAATTCTGTTTCGATATTGCACCCCCAGTGGCGAGGTGGGCGCAGAGGCCAATCCTAACGGCTCGGTGGAGAACATTGCGGGTATTTGTAACCGTCAGGGAAATGTTGTTGGGATGATGCCTCATCCAGAGCGCGCTTCCGATCCGACATTGGGCTATACCGATGGTCTCTTACTTTTTCAAGGGCTATTGAATAGCCTAACTTTGCAAGGTGTTACCGCCTGA
- a CDS encoding diacylglycerol kinase family protein, which produces MSNKSIISSQSSTEPEPARLKRELSFKVAHNLFVSFKYAWAGLSYTFQTQRNFRIHTVIGSVALSMGLSLQLEPVELAVIALTSGLVLVMELLNTALEAVVDLTVERTYHELAKIAKDCAAAAVLVSAMAAVVIAAFLIIPPFLVLLQA; this is translated from the coding sequence ATGTCAAATAAATCTATAATCTCTTCACAAAGTAGTACTGAGCCTGAACCTGCGCGGCTTAAGCGTGAGTTGTCATTCAAAGTCGCTCATAATCTATTCGTAAGTTTTAAATACGCCTGGGCCGGATTGAGTTATACCTTCCAAACCCAACGGAACTTTCGTATTCATACCGTTATCGGTAGTGTGGCCTTAAGTATGGGGCTGTCCCTCCAGCTTGAACCTGTAGAGTTGGCGGTTATTGCTTTGACCAGTGGTTTAGTGCTGGTGATGGAGCTACTGAATACAGCCTTGGAAGCAGTCGTAGATCTGACCGTAGAGCGGACTTACCACGAGTTGGCCAAGATAGCCAAAGACTGCGCAGCCGCAGCTGTTTTGGTATCAGCAATGGCAGCAGTCGTGATTGCCGCGTTCCTCATTATTCCGCCCTTTCTAGTTCTCTTGCAGGCTTAA